The Lentzea guizhouensis genome contains a region encoding:
- a CDS encoding sigma-70 family RNA polymerase sigma factor, with protein sequence MTGGQHDNAGDEPWQLVKAAQAGDTDAFGVLYDKYVDMVFRYVLFRVGGDRAFAEDVTSETFLRALRSIGSVSYQGRDVGAWFVTIARNIVYDHVKSSRYRLEVTTAELQDNREETSGPEQEVMTEATNAELLRCVSQLGDDQQECIRLRFIEGKSVSEVAELMDRNEGAVKALQHRAVRRLAQILPSWLR encoded by the coding sequence ATGACGGGAGGTCAGCACGACAACGCAGGCGACGAGCCGTGGCAGCTCGTCAAGGCCGCCCAGGCGGGTGACACCGATGCGTTCGGCGTGCTGTACGACAAGTACGTCGACATGGTGTTCCGCTACGTCCTCTTCCGGGTGGGCGGCGATCGCGCGTTCGCCGAGGACGTGACCAGCGAGACGTTCTTGCGCGCGCTGCGCAGCATCGGATCGGTCAGCTACCAGGGGCGCGACGTCGGCGCCTGGTTCGTGACGATCGCCCGCAACATCGTGTACGACCACGTGAAGTCGAGCCGCTACCGGCTGGAGGTCACGACCGCCGAGCTGCAGGACAACCGCGAGGAGACCAGCGGTCCCGAGCAGGAGGTCATGACCGAGGCGACCAACGCGGAGCTGCTCCGGTGCGTCTCCCAGTTGGGGGACGACCAGCAGGAGTGCATCCGGTTGAGGTTCATCGAGGGCAAGTCGGTGTCCGAGGTCGCGGAGCTCATGGACCGCAACGAGGGCGCCGTGAAGGCGTTGCAACACCGGGCCGTTCGCCGGCTCGCGCAGATCCTCCCGTCGTGGTTGCGGTGA
- a CDS encoding molybdopterin-dependent oxidoreductase, which produces MKPAKAALTGLLAVIAALAAGHLVAAFVGLSASPYLAVGNAAIDLTPSWLKDFAVTTFGTYDKLVLLTGMAIVLAGAGVASGLLSRTSPTPGSVVAVALGIVGIAAVISRPDVGQLSVLAPVASLAAGLYTFRYLHKEAEHDNSRRDFLITAGLAAAAGIAGQVFGSRTDVEGSRQAVGELKAATPAPEPPLNADFVKDGTPSFITNNKDFYRIDTALSVPRLRAEEWALRVHGMVDRPVVLTFDEIRKRDLKEEVITLACVSNEIGGPYISTARFIGVPIGDVLREAGVKAGADQLFSTSDDGFTAGSPLDYVLERGMIAIGMNGEPLPAEHGFPARLVVPGLYGYVSATKWVTDLNVTTFAKDQGYWIPRGWATRAPIKTMSRIDRPKGQSKISGKTVVAGTAWAQPTGVAKVEVRADGGPWRETELGADVSDSTWRMWRVELDLKPGSHTVECRATDKSGFTQDQARLDPVPDGATGWHSVTFTVE; this is translated from the coding sequence ATGAAGCCCGCCAAGGCCGCCCTCACCGGTCTGCTCGCCGTCATCGCCGCCCTCGCGGCCGGGCACCTGGTCGCCGCCTTCGTGGGCCTGAGCGCGTCCCCGTACCTGGCGGTGGGCAACGCGGCCATCGACCTCACCCCGTCGTGGCTCAAGGACTTCGCCGTCACCACGTTCGGCACCTACGACAAGCTCGTCCTGCTCACCGGCATGGCCATCGTGCTGGCGGGGGCCGGCGTCGCGTCCGGCCTGCTCAGCCGCACCAGCCCCACGCCGGGATCGGTCGTCGCCGTCGCGCTCGGCATCGTCGGCATCGCCGCCGTCATCAGCAGGCCGGACGTCGGGCAGCTCAGCGTCCTCGCGCCGGTCGCCAGTCTCGCCGCCGGGCTGTACACCTTCCGCTACCTGCACAAAGAGGCCGAGCACGACAACTCGCGGCGTGACTTCCTCATCACCGCCGGGCTCGCCGCCGCCGCCGGCATCGCAGGCCAGGTGTTCGGCAGCCGGACCGACGTCGAGGGGTCGCGGCAGGCCGTCGGCGAGCTCAAGGCGGCCACCCCGGCACCCGAGCCGCCCCTCAACGCCGACTTCGTCAAGGACGGCACCCCGAGCTTCATCACGAACAACAAGGACTTCTACCGGATCGACACGGCGCTGAGCGTGCCCAGGCTCCGCGCCGAGGAGTGGGCGCTGCGGGTGCACGGCATGGTCGACCGGCCGGTGGTGCTGACGTTCGACGAGATCCGCAAGCGCGACCTGAAGGAGGAGGTCATCACCCTGGCCTGCGTGTCGAACGAGATCGGCGGGCCGTACATCTCCACCGCGAGGTTCATCGGCGTCCCGATCGGCGACGTGCTCCGCGAGGCCGGCGTGAAAGCAGGCGCCGACCAGCTGTTCAGCACCAGCGATGACGGGTTCACGGCCGGCAGCCCGCTCGACTACGTGCTGGAACGCGGCATGATCGCGATCGGCATGAACGGCGAACCGCTGCCCGCCGAGCACGGATTCCCGGCGCGGCTCGTGGTGCCGGGGCTCTACGGATACGTGTCGGCCACCAAGTGGGTGACCGACCTCAACGTGACCACGTTCGCGAAAGACCAGGGCTACTGGATCCCGCGCGGCTGGGCGACCAGGGCGCCGATCAAGACGATGTCGCGCATCGACCGCCCGAAGGGCCAGAGCAAGATCAGTGGGAAGACCGTTGTCGCCGGTACGGCGTGGGCGCAGCCGACCGGGGTCGCCAAGGTCGAGGTGCGGGCGGACGGCGGGCCGTGGCGGGAGACCGAGCTCGGCGCGGACGTCAGCGACAGCACCTGGCGGATGTGGCGGGTCGAGCTCGACCTGAAACCGGGCAGCCACACCGTCGAGTGCCGTGCCACCGACAAGTCCGGGTTCACCCAGGACCAGGCGCGCCTGGACCCGGTTCCCGACGGTGCGACGGGATGGCACTCGGTCACCTTCACCGTGGAGTAG
- a CDS encoding redox-sensing transcriptional repressor Rex produces MAAQRGEGETTATPLEPADRERARAIPEAAVARLAVYLRVLSAMSDQGVTAVSSEELSQAAGVNAAKLRKDLSYIGSYGTRGVGYDVEVLVSHIERILGLTRNHSVAVVGIGNLGHALANYGGFPGRGFPVTALFDVDADLIGVPVGGIPVNHIDEITAVCIEREVSIGVIATPPPAAQSVCDRLVSAGVQCILNFAPVVLQVPDNVEVRKVDLAVEMQILSFHVARRADEAVHNSSGGVSVGNNGLGVDGMVIRP; encoded by the coding sequence GTGGCAGCACAGCGGGGCGAAGGTGAGACGACCGCCACCCCTCTGGAGCCCGCCGACAGGGAGCGCGCCCGTGCGATCCCCGAGGCGGCGGTGGCTCGGCTGGCCGTGTACCTCCGCGTCCTGTCCGCCATGTCGGACCAGGGTGTGACCGCGGTCTCCAGCGAGGAGCTCAGCCAGGCGGCCGGTGTCAACGCGGCCAAGCTCCGCAAGGACCTGAGCTACATCGGCTCGTACGGCACGAGGGGCGTCGGGTACGACGTCGAGGTCCTCGTGAGCCACATCGAGCGCATCCTCGGGCTCACCCGCAACCACTCGGTGGCCGTCGTCGGCATCGGTAACCTTGGTCACGCTCTCGCGAACTACGGCGGCTTCCCCGGCCGCGGGTTCCCGGTGACCGCGCTCTTCGACGTCGACGCCGATCTCATCGGAGTGCCTGTTGGGGGCATTCCCGTGAACCACATCGACGAGATCACCGCGGTGTGCATCGAGCGCGAGGTGTCGATCGGCGTGATCGCGACGCCGCCGCCCGCCGCTCAGTCGGTTTGCGACCGTTTGGTATCTGCGGGCGTCCAGTGCATTCTGAACTTTGCACCAGTTGTCCTTCAGGTTCCAGACAACGTCGAGGTGCGCAAGGTTGACTTGGCGGTCGAGATGCAGATCCTGTCGTTCCACGTCGCTCGACGTGCGGACGAGGCTGTGCACAACTCAAGCGGCGGGGTCTCGGTCGGTAACAACGGACTCGGTGTGGACGGGATGGTGATTCGCCCGTGA
- a CDS encoding ArsR/SmtB family transcription factor: MEALAQVAALLADNTRAAFCSALLDGRAWTATELARHAGVAPSTASEHLTRLVDGGLLVEHRQGRHRYVSLAGPEVAELLESMTAFAGPGPRPPTLRAASVSEAMARGRTCYDHLAGQLGIALKTGLLELGVLTADLAVTEPGLVWLKELGFEPSKRQVSRACLDWTERVPHVAGAGGAHLCSVFLDRGWVRRIGTSRAVVLTPLGEHGWRDLGLLG, encoded by the coding sequence ATGGAGGCATTGGCCCAGGTGGCGGCGCTGCTCGCGGACAACACGCGTGCCGCGTTCTGCTCCGCGCTGCTGGACGGCCGGGCCTGGACCGCGACCGAGCTGGCCCGGCACGCGGGCGTGGCGCCGTCGACCGCGAGCGAGCACCTGACCCGGCTGGTCGACGGCGGTCTGCTCGTCGAGCACCGCCAGGGCCGGCACCGGTACGTCTCGCTGGCGGGGCCGGAGGTGGCCGAGCTGCTGGAGTCGATGACCGCGTTCGCCGGGCCGGGACCACGACCGCCCACGCTGCGGGCGGCCTCCGTCTCGGAGGCCATGGCACGGGGCCGGACCTGCTACGACCACCTCGCCGGGCAGCTCGGCATCGCCCTCAAGACGGGCCTGCTGGAGCTGGGCGTGCTGACCGCCGACCTCGCCGTGACCGAGCCCGGCCTGGTCTGGCTGAAGGAGCTCGGCTTCGAGCCGTCGAAGAGACAGGTCAGCAGGGCCTGCCTGGACTGGACCGAACGCGTGCCGCACGTCGCGGGCGCGGGCGGAGCCCACCTGTGCAGCGTGTTCCTCGACCGCGGCTGGGTCAGGCGGATCGGCACGAGCCGCGCCGTCGTGCTCACCCCGCTGGGCGAGCACGGCTGGCGTGACCTGGGACTACTCGGCTAG
- a CDS encoding glutaredoxin family protein, translating to MHHVTVMGRKDCHACEVAEAEIARICGEVGATWSVEDVDSDPEWRAEYGDQVPVFLVDGVEHGFWKVEEDRLRAALAE from the coding sequence ATGCACCACGTGACCGTCATGGGCCGCAAGGACTGCCACGCCTGCGAGGTCGCCGAGGCCGAGATCGCCCGCATCTGCGGCGAGGTCGGCGCGACCTGGTCGGTGGAGGACGTCGACTCGGACCCGGAGTGGCGTGCCGAGTACGGCGACCAGGTGCCGGTGTTCCTCGTCGACGGCGTCGAGCACGGGTTCTGGAAGGTCGAGGAGGACCGGCTGCGGGCGGCGCTAGCCGAGTAG
- a CDS encoding uroporphyrinogen-III synthase: MTRARKTPGRVAFVGSGPGDTGLLTVRAHDLLTRAELVVTDPDVPADVLATVPEGVEVRPAVGESADVAKDLVNEAKNGATVVRLVAGDPLTLDSVVKEAQAVAKSTIPFDVVPGVPSGTAVPAYAGVALGGVHTEVDVRAVTDWAGLASSPGTLVLHATGSHLAEAASNLVENGLAPQTPVAVTAEGTGFQQRTIDTTLAAAAADAGELSGPLVVTVGAAAAARSKLSWWESRALYGWRVLVPRTKEQAGAMSERLHSHGAIAVEVPTISVEPPRSPAQMERSVKGLVDGRYQWVVFTSTNAVRAVWEKFREFGLDARAFSGVKIACVGEATAAKVRSFGIIPELVPSGEQSSEGLLNDFPPYDDILDPVDRVLLPRADIATETLAAGLRERGWEIDDVTAYRTVRAAPPPADTREMIKSGGFDAVCFTSSSTVRNLVGIAGKPHARTLVACIGPQTAETAREFGLRVDVQPEEANVPALVDALAAHAARLRAEGALPPPRKTKRLRRS; this comes from the coding sequence ATGACCCGCGCACGCAAGACCCCCGGACGCGTCGCCTTCGTGGGCTCCGGCCCAGGCGACACCGGGTTGCTCACGGTCCGGGCCCACGACTTGCTCACCAGGGCTGAACTCGTGGTCACCGACCCGGACGTCCCCGCTGACGTCCTCGCTACCGTGCCCGAGGGAGTCGAGGTCCGCCCCGCCGTCGGTGAGTCCGCCGACGTGGCCAAGGACCTGGTGAACGAGGCGAAGAACGGCGCGACCGTAGTTCGCCTCGTCGCGGGTGACCCGCTGACGCTCGACTCGGTCGTGAAGGAAGCGCAGGCCGTCGCGAAGTCGACGATCCCGTTTGACGTCGTACCCGGCGTGCCCTCGGGCACCGCGGTACCGGCGTACGCGGGTGTCGCGCTCGGTGGCGTGCACACCGAGGTCGACGTCCGCGCGGTGACGGACTGGGCCGGCCTCGCGTCCTCACCGGGCACGCTCGTGCTGCACGCGACCGGCTCGCACCTGGCCGAGGCCGCGTCGAACCTGGTCGAGAACGGCCTCGCGCCGCAGACCCCGGTCGCCGTGACCGCCGAGGGCACCGGTTTCCAGCAGCGCACCATCGACACGACGCTGGCCGCCGCGGCCGCCGACGCCGGTGAGCTGAGCGGCCCGCTGGTCGTCACGGTCGGTGCCGCCGCCGCCGCGCGCTCGAAGCTCTCCTGGTGGGAGTCGCGGGCGCTGTACGGCTGGCGCGTGCTGGTCCCGCGGACCAAGGAGCAGGCCGGCGCGATGTCCGAGCGGCTGCACTCGCACGGTGCGATCGCCGTCGAGGTGCCGACGATCTCGGTCGAGCCGCCGCGCAGCCCCGCGCAGATGGAGCGCTCGGTCAAGGGCCTGGTCGACGGCCGCTACCAGTGGGTCGTCTTCACCTCGACCAACGCTGTGCGCGCCGTGTGGGAGAAGTTCCGCGAGTTCGGCCTGGACGCCCGTGCGTTCTCCGGCGTGAAGATCGCCTGCGTCGGCGAGGCCACGGCCGCGAAGGTGCGCTCGTTCGGCATCATCCCCGAGCTCGTGCCGTCCGGTGAGCAGTCGTCCGAGGGCCTCCTCAACGACTTCCCGCCCTACGACGACATCCTCGACCCGGTCGACCGCGTGCTGCTGCCGCGGGCCGACATCGCCACCGAGACGCTGGCCGCGGGCCTGCGCGAGCGTGGCTGGGAGATCGACGACGTGACGGCGTACCGCACCGTGCGTGCGGCCCCGCCGCCCGCCGACACCCGCGAGATGATCAAGTCCGGTGGCTTCGACGCGGTGTGCTTCACCTCGTCGTCGACTGTGCGGAACCTGGTCGGCATCGCGGGCAAGCCGCACGCCCGCACGCTCGTCGCGTGCATCGGCCCGCAGACCGCCGAGACGGCGCGGGAGTTCGGCCTCCGGGTCGACGTGCAGCCCGAGGAGGCGAACGTGCCCGCGCTGGTCGACGCGCTGGCCGCCCACGCCGCCCGGTTGCGCGCCGAGGGAGCGCTGCCTCCTCCCCGCAAGACGAAGCGTCTGCGCAGGAGCTAA
- the hemC gene encoding hydroxymethylbilane synthase has product MTRTLRIGTRGSALALAQTGTVAEALKAAGAQVEIVVIKTPGDLSDAPIAQIGIGVFTSALRDALANDEIDIAVHSYKDLPTAPDPRLVIAAVPQREDPRDALVARDGLTLGELLPGSTVGTGSPRRAAQLEALGLGLNIVPLRGNVDTRIGKVRSGELDAVVLARAGIARLGRTAEITENLEPIQMLPAPAQGALAVECRIDDVDAEHLIQSTLDDSASRAAVTAERAMLAALEAGCSAPVGALADVVEDLDDEGKVVYRLSLRGVAATPENDLLRASATGDLTAAEELGRALAAELLDLGAAVLSGPEA; this is encoded by the coding sequence GTGACCCGCACCCTACGGATCGGTACCCGTGGCAGCGCATTGGCGCTCGCCCAGACGGGGACCGTGGCCGAGGCGCTCAAGGCTGCCGGAGCCCAGGTCGAGATCGTCGTCATCAAGACGCCGGGTGACCTCTCCGACGCACCCATCGCGCAGATCGGCATCGGCGTGTTCACGTCGGCCCTGCGCGACGCTCTCGCGAACGACGAGATCGACATCGCTGTCCACTCCTACAAGGACCTGCCGACCGCGCCGGACCCGCGTCTGGTGATCGCGGCCGTCCCGCAGCGCGAGGACCCGCGCGACGCACTGGTGGCGCGCGACGGCCTCACGCTCGGCGAGCTGCTGCCGGGGTCCACCGTGGGCACCGGTTCCCCGCGCCGGGCGGCCCAGCTGGAGGCCCTCGGCCTCGGGCTGAACATCGTTCCGCTGCGCGGCAACGTGGACACCCGCATCGGCAAGGTGCGCAGCGGCGAGCTCGACGCCGTGGTGCTGGCCCGTGCCGGCATCGCGCGCCTCGGTCGCACAGCGGAGATCACCGAGAACCTGGAGCCCATCCAGATGCTTCCCGCACCCGCGCAGGGTGCGTTGGCAGTGGAGTGCCGGATCGACGACGTCGACGCCGAGCACCTGATCCAGTCCACTCTGGACGACTCGGCCAGCCGGGCCGCTGTGACCGCGGAGCGCGCCATGCTGGCTGCGCTCGAGGCGGGCTGCAGCGCGCCGGTCGGCGCGCTGGCCGATGTGGTGGAAGACCTCGACGACGAGGGCAAGGTCGTGTACCGACTTTCCCTGCGCGGGGTTGCAGCGACGCCGGAGAACGACCTCCTCCGGGCGTCCGCCACCGGTGACTTGACCGCAGCTGAGGAGCTCGGCCGGGCGCTGGCCGCCGAGTTGCTCGACCTCGGGGCCGCAGTGCTCAGCGGCCCAGAGGCGTAA
- a CDS encoding glutamyl-tRNA reductase: MSVLVVGLSHRTAPVPVLERVTVAEPDLPKVLGQLLAAPSVSEAMVLSTCNRVEVYAVVESFHGGMSEVVDVLAQHAQVDPQSLYEHFYVHYAAAAVEHLFSVAAGLDSMVVGESQILGQLRGAYAAADEAGTVGKTVHELTQNALRVGKRVHAETGIDHAGASVVSEALGDAEAELGTLVGKRALLVGAGAMGGLAAAHLRRAGIGEVVIANRTQANGVRLATSLQADGVPATAVDLGALGVEIDLADIVFACTGSVDTVVRADLISTRSRPLVVCDLGLPKDVDPAAAGLPNVRVVDLETLQRRLSDAPAGQDARLAAQLVADEVKAYLASQRSAEVTPTVTALRKRAAEVVDAELLRLDSRLPELDAATRGELAKTVRRVVDKLLHTPTVRVKELASSPGGTGYAEALRELFGLDPQTPGVVSQTKQAPVDGETR; the protein is encoded by the coding sequence ATGAGCGTGCTCGTAGTCGGGCTTTCGCACCGCACCGCCCCAGTCCCGGTCCTGGAACGCGTCACCGTGGCCGAGCCGGACCTGCCCAAGGTCCTCGGCCAGCTGCTCGCCGCCCCCAGCGTCTCCGAGGCGATGGTCCTGTCGACCTGCAACCGGGTCGAGGTCTACGCCGTCGTCGAGTCGTTCCACGGCGGCATGTCCGAGGTCGTCGACGTGCTGGCCCAGCACGCCCAGGTCGACCCGCAGTCGCTGTACGAGCACTTCTACGTGCATTACGCCGCCGCTGCCGTCGAGCACCTGTTCTCGGTCGCGGCCGGCCTCGACTCGATGGTCGTCGGCGAGTCCCAGATCCTCGGCCAGCTGCGCGGTGCGTACGCGGCGGCGGACGAGGCGGGCACCGTCGGCAAGACCGTCCACGAGCTCACCCAGAACGCGTTGCGCGTCGGCAAGCGCGTGCACGCCGAGACGGGCATCGACCACGCGGGCGCGTCGGTCGTGTCCGAGGCCCTCGGTGACGCCGAGGCCGAGCTGGGCACCCTCGTCGGCAAGCGGGCGCTGCTCGTCGGCGCCGGCGCCATGGGTGGCCTGGCCGCCGCGCACCTGCGCCGGGCGGGCATCGGCGAGGTCGTCATCGCCAACCGGACGCAGGCCAACGGTGTGCGTCTCGCCACGTCCCTGCAGGCCGACGGGGTCCCCGCGACCGCCGTCGACCTGGGCGCGCTGGGTGTCGAGATCGACCTCGCGGACATCGTCTTCGCGTGCACCGGGTCGGTCGACACGGTGGTCCGCGCGGACCTGATCAGCACCCGCTCGCGGCCGCTGGTCGTGTGCGACCTCGGCCTGCCCAAGGACGTCGACCCGGCCGCGGCCGGGTTGCCGAACGTTCGTGTGGTCGACCTGGAAACGCTGCAGCGGCGCCTCTCGGACGCCCCCGCGGGCCAGGACGCCAGGCTGGCCGCCCAGCTCGTCGCCGACGAGGTGAAGGCGTACCTGGCGAGCCAGCGGTCCGCCGAGGTCACACCGACCGTCACGGCACTGCGCAAGCGGGCGGCCGAGGTGGTCGACGCCGAGCTGCTCCGCCTTGATTCGCGACTTCCCGAACTGGACGCCGCGACACGCGGTGAATTGGCCAAGACGGTGCGTCGCGTTGTAGACAAGCTCCTGCACACGCCGACCGTCCGGGTGAAGGAGCTCGCTTCCTCCCCTGGTGGCACCGGTTACGCGGAGGCTCTCCGCGAACTGTTCGGGCTCGACCCCCAGACGCCTGGGGTTGTCAGTCAGACCAAGCAAGCTCCTGTGGATGGTGAAACGCGGTGA
- a CDS encoding isocitrate lyase/PEP mutase family protein encodes MTEELLNLPVPHVPAGGSGVAWLRSQVVRFSEGAEHTRRRALTTSLLEGVDATTLDELAVRLLPGALDEVAVIAPSYQPHEPIMETADAAVERLVARHGRTETTAARIGLLVQAWAATRAFADRLTSGDPTPPVPLTRRATAAGIVEVDLTGHPFGHGAHACPGRELATKIAKNMAFRALHHRDEPLLLPNAWDHATAAALQEAGFPAVATTSFGVSAAHGVPDASGLAKEHTRTLARLLSALPCPVTADVEGGFSADPDEVAEYVASLGVSGINLEDGRGDHLNNPAEQAELITAVKRRTPGVFVNARIDTHWLGVDATISEVLTRAEHYLAAGADGIFVPRLPLPDIATVTAAFDTPLNVLAGEPVERLRDLGVRRISTGSQLFRAARTTTVETAKALLSPGTRSGAA; translated from the coding sequence ATGACCGAAGAGCTGCTGAACCTGCCCGTGCCGCACGTCCCCGCAGGTGGGAGCGGGGTGGCGTGGCTGCGTTCCCAGGTCGTCCGGTTCAGCGAGGGCGCCGAGCACACCCGCCGGCGCGCGCTCACGACCTCGTTGCTGGAGGGCGTCGACGCCACCACCCTCGACGAGCTGGCCGTCCGGCTCCTGCCGGGCGCGCTGGACGAGGTGGCGGTCATCGCGCCCAGCTACCAGCCGCACGAGCCGATCATGGAAACGGCTGACGCGGCCGTGGAGCGGCTGGTGGCCCGGCACGGGCGCACCGAGACCACCGCGGCCAGGATCGGGCTTCTGGTGCAGGCCTGGGCGGCAACACGGGCGTTCGCCGACCGCTTGACGTCCGGTGACCCGACCCCGCCGGTTCCGCTGACCCGCCGGGCGACCGCCGCGGGGATCGTCGAGGTCGACCTCACCGGCCACCCGTTCGGCCACGGCGCGCACGCCTGCCCCGGACGCGAGCTCGCCACGAAGATCGCCAAGAACATGGCGTTCCGGGCGCTGCACCACCGCGACGAGCCGTTGCTGCTGCCGAACGCCTGGGACCACGCCACCGCGGCCGCGCTGCAGGAAGCCGGGTTCCCGGCCGTCGCGACCACCAGCTTCGGGGTCTCGGCCGCACACGGCGTGCCCGACGCGTCCGGCCTGGCCAAGGAGCACACCCGGACGCTCGCCCGGCTGCTTTCGGCGCTGCCGTGCCCGGTCACCGCCGACGTCGAGGGCGGCTTCTCGGCCGATCCGGACGAGGTCGCCGAGTACGTCGCCTCGCTGGGCGTCTCCGGGATCAACCTCGAAGACGGCCGCGGCGACCACCTGAACAACCCCGCTGAGCAGGCCGAGCTCATCACGGCGGTCAAGCGCCGGACGCCGGGTGTGTTCGTGAACGCCCGCATCGACACGCACTGGCTGGGCGTCGACGCGACGATCTCCGAGGTGCTGACGCGCGCCGAGCACTACCTCGCGGCGGGCGCCGACGGGATCTTCGTGCCGCGACTGCCCCTGCCGGACATCGCGACGGTCACCGCCGCGTTCGACACGCCGCTGAACGTGCTGGCCGGCGAGCCCGTGGAACGGCTCCGGGACCTGGGCGTGCGGCGGATCAGCACGGGCTCGCAGCTCTTCCGCGCCGCCCGCACCACCACCGTCGAGACCGCGAAGGCCCTGCTCAGCCCAGGAACACGTTCCGGCGCTGCGTGA
- the hemB gene encoding porphobilinogen synthase: MYPLHRPRRLRTTPAMRRLVSETEVRPRQLVLPMFVKEGLTEPSEISSMPGVLQHTRDSLRKAAVEAVQAGVGGLMLFGVPAERDAVGSAGTDPDGVLNVALNDLRAELGDSTVLMSDCCLDEFTDHGHCGVLAADGTVDNDATLQAYGELAVAQARAGAHVVGPSGMMDGQIAFIRNALDAAGFTDTGILAYAVKYASAFYGPFREAVESQLAGDRKTYQQDPANAREAMREVQLDLAEGADMVMVKPALLYLDVLRAVAEVSDVPVAAYQISGEYAMIEAAARNGWLDRERSILESLTSIRRAGADIVLTYWAVEAARWLDR, from the coding sequence ATGTACCCACTGCACCGGCCGCGGCGTCTGCGCACGACGCCCGCCATGCGCCGCCTCGTGTCCGAGACCGAGGTGCGCCCCCGGCAGCTGGTCCTGCCGATGTTCGTCAAGGAGGGGCTGACCGAGCCCTCCGAGATCAGCAGCATGCCCGGCGTGCTCCAGCACACCCGTGACTCGCTGCGCAAGGCCGCGGTCGAGGCCGTGCAGGCAGGAGTCGGCGGCCTCATGCTGTTCGGCGTCCCGGCCGAGCGCGACGCCGTCGGTTCCGCCGGCACCGACCCGGACGGCGTCCTCAACGTCGCGCTGAACGACCTGCGCGCGGAGCTGGGCGACAGCACCGTGCTCATGTCGGACTGCTGCCTCGACGAGTTCACCGACCACGGCCACTGCGGCGTGCTCGCCGCCGACGGCACCGTGGACAACGACGCGACCCTGCAGGCCTACGGCGAGCTGGCCGTGGCCCAGGCGCGCGCCGGCGCCCACGTCGTCGGCCCCAGCGGCATGATGGACGGCCAGATCGCCTTCATCCGCAACGCACTGGACGCGGCGGGCTTCACCGACACCGGCATCCTGGCCTACGCGGTCAAGTACGCCTCCGCGTTCTACGGTCCGTTCCGCGAGGCCGTCGAGTCGCAGCTCGCCGGCGACCGCAAGACCTACCAGCAGGACCCCGCGAACGCCCGTGAGGCGATGCGCGAGGTGCAGCTGGACCTCGCCGAGGGCGCGGACATGGTCATGGTCAAGCCCGCGCTGCTGTACCTGGACGTGCTGCGCGCGGTCGCCGAGGTGTCGGACGTTCCCGTTGCGGCGTACCAGATCTCCGGCGAGTACGCGATGATCGAGGCCGCTGCCCGCAACGGCTGGCTCGACCGCGAGCGCTCGATCCTGGAGTCGCTCACCTCGATCCGCCGGGCCGGTGCGGACATCGTGCTGACCTACTGGGCAGTGGAAGCCGCGCGGTGGTTGGACAGGTAG
- a CDS encoding HAD family hydrolase yields MAGKRELESDRLAELAGEASADAAVAAAAAAPELESSLAVPTDLTAAAFFDVDNTMMMGASIFHFARGLAARKYFSSSDLAGFVWQQMKFRVGGREDPASVKASREQALSFVAGRSVAELVSLGEEIFDELMADRIWKGTQALAQMHLDAGQRVWLVTATPVELAQIIARRLGLTGALGTVSESADGVYTGRLVGDLLHGKAKAQAVRSLAAKEGLDLRRCTAYSDSSNDVPMLSVVGTAVAVNPDSQLREISRRKGWEIRDFRTGRKAAKIGVPSVLGVGALAGAVAATMAWRRRVK; encoded by the coding sequence ATGGCAGGCAAGCGTGAGTTGGAGAGCGACCGGCTGGCCGAACTGGCCGGCGAGGCGTCGGCCGATGCTGCCGTGGCCGCTGCCGCCGCCGCGCCGGAGCTCGAATCCTCGCTGGCGGTGCCGACGGACCTCACCGCGGCCGCCTTCTTCGACGTCGACAACACGATGATGATGGGCGCGTCGATCTTCCACTTCGCCCGCGGCCTGGCCGCGCGCAAGTACTTCTCCTCCTCCGACCTGGCGGGCTTCGTCTGGCAGCAGATGAAGTTCCGCGTGGGCGGCCGCGAGGACCCCGCCTCGGTGAAGGCCTCCCGCGAACAGGCCCTGTCCTTCGTGGCCGGCCGCAGCGTCGCCGAGCTCGTCTCGCTCGGCGAGGAGATCTTCGACGAACTGATGGCCGACCGCATCTGGAAGGGCACCCAGGCCCTCGCCCAGATGCACCTCGACGCTGGTCAGCGCGTCTGGCTGGTCACCGCCACCCCGGTCGAGCTCGCCCAGATCATCGCCCGCCGCCTGGGCCTGACCGGCGCGCTCGGCACGGTCTCGGAGTCCGCGGACGGCGTCTACACCGGCCGCCTGGTCGGGGACCTGCTGCACGGCAAGGCCAAGGCGCAGGCGGTCCGGTCGCTGGCCGCCAAGGAGGGGCTGGACCTGCGCCGGTGCACCGCGTACTCGGACTCGTCGAACGACGTGCCGATGCTGTCGGTGGTCGGCACGGCCGTCGCGGTGAACCCGGACTCGCAGCTGCGGGAGATCTCGCGCCGCAAGGGGTGGGAGATCCGCGACTTCCGCACCGGCCGGAAGGCGGCGAAGATCGGCGTGCCGTCGGTGCTGGGTGTCGGGGCGCTGGCCGGGGCGGTGGCGGCCACGATGGCGTGGCGGCGCCGGGTGAAGTAG